A window of the Polaribacter batillariae genome harbors these coding sequences:
- a CDS encoding glycoside hydrolase family 2 TIM barrel-domain containing protein has product MKHLFTVLITFVAFTSNLNSQQKNPIKDYKFYIENEQVISENKLEAHASFTSFADEKSSFSNRPEFYKLLNGIWKFNWVKNPKKRPTTFMKNSFNTKKWSDIKVPSNWEVEGFGTPIYVNHQYEFADYKAMIADDIELVNTRYPKNPGDVPDNYNPVGSYIKEFNIDRNWKEKEIFLHIGAMKSGGFVWLNGKYIGYSQGSKLPAEFNITDAAKTGKNRLAIQIFRWTDGSYLECQDFWRISGIERDVFVYAQPKVRIEDFEVTSILDGAYKNGVFNLEVDVENHLTKSQNATIEYQLLDSNNQSVKTDTKTDEISKKSKGKIRFSATIPNVKQWNTEHPNLYTLLIKVKDSKGNLLEVSNTKIGFRSIEIKQGLLLINGQRVTLKGVNTQETDPETGHVMSEELILKDIKLWKENNINAVRLSHYPRGKRFYELCDIYGIYVVDEANIESHGMYYGKYSLAKKPNWEKAHVDRMVRMVKRDKNHPSVVIWSMGNEAGNGVNFYKGYSEIKANDNTKRPVQYERPYKDYDSTLFDMDSNTDIIVPQYPSPARFEEIGKSKTDRPFIPSEYAHAMGNSTGNFQDYWDIIELYDNLQGGFIWDWVDQSIWKTNEKGEKFYAYGGDYGKNMPTDNTFLNNGIVFPDRTPQPGLHEVKKAHEFINFKNKGITRHNELRVLLENLYDFTDLNNFNFSVKIKADGVVLEETSFTDISVETHTGKLIRIPLKNISLKPNTEYFVEISATTKNKWGLLPKGFEVAHEQISLDSKYVSKATKLSKNNKPNVSENRNSIVISGNNFKINFDKNKGQITSYTFENKELLNNKKGPKPNFWRAVTDNDFGNKMENRNIEWKNASLNATVKNIATKTLENNVVLVTITYNLPGVNTTFTSTYSVLENGVVKIDNTLNSSEYKGDIPRIGMRMQVQKEFDNLTYFGRGPWENYQDRKASAFVDLYNSKVSEQYVPYIRPQENGYKTDTRWLAVSNNSNNGLLVVSGNKNLVSFSALHMENEDFDATAGLDYNNSNRSKHTIDIKEKNLVQLNIDFGQRGVGGDDSWYSKPQEKYQFKANNTYSYSFYLVPFSNKNKTDFVEIHKTFKNLK; this is encoded by the coding sequence ATGAAACATTTATTTACAGTTCTTATTACTTTTGTTGCTTTTACATCAAACTTAAATTCTCAACAAAAAAATCCTATAAAAGATTACAAATTTTATATAGAAAACGAACAAGTTATTAGCGAAAATAAGCTAGAGGCACATGCTTCTTTTACTTCTTTTGCGGATGAAAAAAGTAGTTTTTCTAACCGTCCAGAATTTTATAAATTATTAAACGGAATTTGGAAATTCAATTGGGTAAAAAATCCTAAAAAAAGACCTACTACTTTTATGAAAAACAGCTTCAATACTAAAAAATGGAGCGATATAAAAGTACCTTCTAACTGGGAAGTAGAAGGTTTTGGCACGCCTATTTACGTAAACCATCAATACGAGTTTGCAGATTACAAAGCGATGATTGCAGATGATATCGAGTTAGTGAATACAAGATACCCTAAAAACCCAGGAGATGTTCCAGATAATTACAATCCTGTTGGTTCTTATATTAAAGAGTTTAATATCGATAGAAACTGGAAAGAAAAAGAAATTTTCTTACATATCGGCGCTATGAAATCTGGCGGTTTTGTATGGCTAAATGGAAAATATATTGGATATTCTCAAGGCAGTAAACTTCCTGCAGAATTTAATATTACAGATGCTGCTAAAACAGGAAAAAATAGGTTGGCTATTCAAATTTTTAGATGGACAGATGGTTCTTATTTAGAATGCCAAGATTTTTGGAGAATTAGCGGAATTGAACGCGATGTTTTTGTGTATGCACAACCAAAAGTTAGAATTGAAGATTTCGAAGTAACTTCAATTTTAGACGGTGCTTATAAAAATGGGGTTTTTAATTTAGAGGTTGATGTTGAAAATCATTTGACCAAATCACAAAATGCAACAATCGAATATCAACTTTTAGATAGCAACAACCAATCTGTAAAAACAGACACCAAAACGGATGAAATTTCGAAAAAATCGAAAGGGAAAATTCGTTTTTCTGCAACAATACCAAATGTAAAACAATGGAATACAGAACACCCTAACTTATATACACTTCTTATAAAAGTTAAAGATTCTAAAGGAAATTTATTAGAGGTTTCAAACACAAAAATTGGATTTCGTTCTATTGAAATTAAACAAGGTTTGCTTTTAATAAACGGACAAAGAGTTACTTTAAAAGGGGTAAATACCCAAGAAACAGATCCAGAAACTGGACATGTAATGTCGGAAGAATTAATTTTAAAAGACATAAAACTTTGGAAAGAAAACAATATAAATGCAGTTCGTTTAAGCCATTATCCAAGAGGAAAACGTTTTTACGAACTGTGTGATATTTATGGAATTTACGTTGTCGATGAAGCCAATATCGAGTCTCATGGAATGTATTATGGAAAATATTCTTTGGCCAAAAAACCAAACTGGGAAAAAGCGCATGTAGATAGAATGGTGCGCATGGTAAAACGAGACAAAAACCACCCATCTGTTGTAATTTGGTCTATGGGAAATGAAGCTGGAAATGGTGTAAATTTCTATAAAGGATATAGCGAAATTAAAGCGAACGACAACACAAAAAGGCCTGTTCAATACGAAAGACCATACAAAGATTACGATTCGACTTTGTTTGATATGGATTCTAATACAGATATAATTGTGCCTCAATACCCTTCTCCAGCAAGATTCGAAGAAATTGGAAAATCGAAAACAGACCGTCCTTTTATACCTAGCGAATATGCACACGCAATGGGAAACAGCACAGGTAATTTTCAAGACTATTGGGATATTATTGAGTTGTATGACAATCTTCAAGGAGGTTTTATTTGGGATTGGGTAGATCAATCGATTTGGAAAACAAACGAAAAAGGAGAGAAATTTTATGCTTATGGTGGCGATTATGGAAAAAATATGCCAACAGACAATACTTTTTTGAATAACGGAATTGTATTTCCAGACAGAACACCGCAACCTGGCTTACATGAAGTTAAAAAAGCACACGAATTTATTAACTTTAAAAACAAAGGAATTACCAGACATAACGAATTAAGAGTTTTACTCGAAAATTTATACGATTTTACCGACTTAAATAATTTTAATTTCTCTGTAAAAATTAAAGCAGATGGAGTTGTTTTAGAAGAAACTTCTTTTACAGATATTTCAGTGGAAACACATACTGGAAAACTAATTCGAATTCCTTTAAAAAACATTTCATTAAAACCTAATACAGAATATTTTGTTGAGATTTCTGCAACCACAAAAAACAAATGGGGCTTGTTACCCAAAGGTTTCGAAGTGGCACACGAGCAAATTTCGTTAGACAGTAAATATGTTTCTAAAGCCACAAAACTAAGTAAAAACAACAAACCAAATGTTTCTGAAAACAGAAATTCAATAGTAATTTCTGGCAATAATTTTAAAATAAATTTCGATAAAAATAAAGGACAAATAACATCTTATACATTCGAAAACAAAGAACTTTTAAACAATAAAAAGGGACCAAAACCAAATTTCTGGAGAGCTGTAACCGACAACGATTTTGGAAACAAAATGGAAAATAGAAATATCGAGTGGAAAAATGCTTCTTTAAACGCAACTGTAAAAAATATCGCAACAAAAACCCTCGAAAACAATGTAGTTTTGGTAACTATTACTTATAATTTACCAGGAGTAAACACCACCTTTACATCTACTTATTCCGTTTTAGAAAATGGTGTTGTTAAAATTGACAATACTTTAAATTCGTCGGAATATAAAGGCGATATTCCAAGAATTGGAATGCGAATGCAGGTTCAAAAAGAATTCGATAATCTTACTTATTTTGGACGCGGACCTTGGGAAAATTATCAAGATCGAAAGGCTTCTGCATTTGTAGATTTGTACAACTCGAAAGTAAGCGAACAATATGTGCCTTACATTCGCCCACAAGAAAATGGTTATAAAACAGACACACGTTGGTTGGCAGTTTCTAACAACTCTAATAACGGATTGTTGGTTGTTTCTGGAAATAAAAACCTCGTAAGTTTTAGTGCCCTTCATATGGAAAATGAAGATTTTGACGCTACAGCTGGTTTAGATTATAACAATTCTAACAGAAGCAAACACACCATAGATATTAAAGAAAAAAACTTGGTACAACTAAACATCGATTTTGGTCAACGAGGAGTAGGTGGTGATGATAGTTGGTACTCTAAACCACAAGAAAAATATCAATTTAAAGCAAATAATACATATTCTTATAGTTTTTATTTAGTTCCTTTTTCGAATAAAAACAAAACCGATTTTGTAGAAATACATAAAACTTTTAAAAACTTAAAATAG